A genomic window from Anthonomus grandis grandis chromosome 2, icAntGran1.3, whole genome shotgun sequence includes:
- the LOC126750679 gene encoding uncharacterized protein LOC126750679 isoform X2, whose amino-acid sequence MIMMKISLTLFLVLSGSFLSTRASSTIGQLLDAINQNLGVFEEQYNKFENRFYEITEEGLSNLLNKLETILEEVADSFPITEALEAVVKLEQEAKDLGVDITSCTRNVDFGIQQLHERADTIIDLNKTYVLYINQWNSATNTDLNSIKSALKNYQNETNQCLKNLEQASIVKVCLLQVLSQLNMSVALLESQSEIAFNSASVYMEQMDTAVTGIFEERVQNWPEKVDNMVDYLSECAENIFNKNDTVISSFEY is encoded by the exons atgataatgatgaaaatatctttaacattatttttagttttgagTGGTTCCTTTTTGAGCACCCGG GCCTCATCTACAATAGGGCAACTCTTAGACGCGATTAACCAGAATTTAGGTGTTTTTGAGGAGCAGTACAACAAATTTGAAAACAGATTTTACGAAATAACCGAGGAAGGCCTCAGCAACTTATTGAATAAATTAGAAACCATTTTAGAGGAAGTGGCTGATAGTTTTCCTATTACTGAGGCTCTAGAGGCTGTAGTAAAGCTGGAACAAGAAGCCAAGGATTTAg GCGTGGATATTACATCTTGCACCAGAAATGTCGATTTTGGAATACAACAGCTGCACGAAAGAGCCGACACTATAATCGACTTAAACAAAACATACGTTCTCTACATCAACCAATGGAACTCTGCTACAAACACGGATCTGAACTCAATAAAAAgcgcattaaaaaattaccaaaatgaAACAAACCAGTGTCTGAAAAACCTGGAGCAAGCCTCCATCGTTAAAGTGTGTCTGTTGCAAGTGCTGAGTCAGTTAAACATGTCTGTAGCTCTTTTGGAGTCTCAGAGTGAAATTGCATTTAATAGTGCGAGTGTTTATATGGAGCAAATGGACACGGCTGTCACAGGAATCTTTGAGGAACGTGTACAGAATTGGCCTGAGAAGGTTGATAATATGGTGGATTATTTGAGTGAATGTGctgagaatatttttaataagaatgatACTGTAATATCGagttttgaatattaa
- the LOC126750679 gene encoding uncharacterized protein LOC126750679 isoform X1 — MIMMKISLTLFLVLSGSFLSTRASSTIGQLLDAINQNLGVFEEQYNKFENRFYEITEEGLSNLLNKLETILEEVADSFPITEALEAVVKLEQEAKDLGVDITSCTRNVDFGIQQLHERADTIIDLNKTYVLYINQWNSATNTDLTSIKSAIKNYQNETNQCLKNLEQASIVKVCLLQVLSQLNMSVALLESQSEIAFNSASVYMEQMDTAVTGIFEERVQNWPEKVDNMVDYLSECAENIFNKNDTVISSFEY; from the exons atgataatgatgaaaatatctttaacattatttttagttttgagTGGTTCCTTTTTGAGCACCCGG GCCTCATCTACAATAGGGCAACTCTTAGACGCGATTAACCAGAATTTAGGTGTTTTTGAGGAGCAGTACAACAAATTTGAAAACAGATTTTACGAAATAACCGAGGAAGGCCTCAGCAACTTATTGAATAAATTAGAAACCATTTTAGAGGAAGTGGCTGATAGTTTTCCTATTACTGAGGCTCTAGAGGCTGTAGTAAAGCTGGAACAAGAAGCCAAGGATTTAg GCGTGGATATTACATCTTGCACCAGAAATGTCGATTTTGGAATACAACAGCTGCACGAAAGAGCCGACACTATAATCGACTTAAACAAAACATACGTTCTCTACATCAACCAATGGAACTCTGCTACAAACACGGATCTGACCTCGATAAAAagtgcaataaaaaattaccaaaatgaAACAAACCAGTGTCTGAAAAACCTGGAGCAAGCCTCCATCGTTAAAGTGTGTCTGTTGCAAGTGCTGAGTCAGTTAAACATGTCTGTAGCTCTTTTGGAGTCTCAGAGTGAAATTGCATTTAATAGTGCGAGTGTTTATATGGAGCAAATGGACACGGCTGTCACAGGAATCTTTGAGGAACGTGTACAGAATTGGCCTGAGAAGGTTGATAATATGGTGGATTATTTGAGTGAATGTGctgagaatatttttaataagaatgatACTGTAATATCGagttttgaatattaa